The DNA region CGTTCCCCCGCAAACAGCGCGATCCCCGCGTATTTGATCGCGAACGTGAGCGCGGAGGCCAGGAAGAACAGGATGAGCGCGCTCATGGAGTGCCCTCCCTGGGTTCGTCTTCCTCGCCCGTTGGAGCGCCGCGGTACCACGACGCAGGGGCGACCAAGCGAGTGACGCCGATGCCCGCAACAGTCGCGACGATGACGTTCGAACCGTAGGGCAGCGAGTGCGCCGCCACGGCAACCCCAACCGCGATGAGCGCCGCCATGATGCTGGGCCTGTCGCTCACTGTGCGCAGGATGATCGCGAGAAACATGAGCGGGACGATGAAGCCGATTTGCCAAGACGAGGGGATGACAGGGCCAATGACGATGCCGAGCATCGCCCCGCCCGCCGCCAGGCCGGTGAAGAGCGCCGCGCCTCCCAGAAAGAACCAGCGCCGGCGTACCGGGTCGGGGAGCAGGGGGGTGAAGTGCTTCTCGAGTGCCGCGGCCTGGTCGGTGAGCAGATACGCCAGCACGATGCGCCATCGGCGCGGGAAGTCCTTGTAAATGTGGGCGAGCGACGCCGAGTACAACGCGAACCTGGCCTGCACCACCGCGACGGTGCCCAGGATGATGAGCCACGGCGCGCCGCGCTCGAGCAGGTCCATGAGGGCCAACTGTGCCGCACCGGCGTTGAGGGTCCAGGTGCCGATGGCGCCAGCCCAAGGCCGGATCGTGGTCGATGAGGTGATGAGCGCGCCCATGGCCAGGCCAAATACGGCGCCGCCCACCGACAGCGGAAGCATCTCTTTGGCGCCGCGCGCCGCCTCGTGGCGAAGGTGCCGGGGCACGCGCAGGGAGAAGGCGTCACGCTCGGTCACCGGCCTAGTGTGTCACGGGACCGATTTCGCCCACATGTCTCAACGTCCCAACCGTCCGCGCTGCGTTAGAAGTCCATCGGGCAGGCGCCGGCGAAATCCTCGGTGCCGTACACGGGCACGTTCGCATCCTGGTCGGTGGCGTAGATCCGGATGTTGGCCACGGTCCAAGGTTCGGCGCCCCAGCCGTCGGCGAGCTCTATCGTGACAAATCCCTCCGCACCCGTGAGCACCACGAGCTTGGTGCCGGAGAACGAGGTGACGGCCGGGTGGGCCGGGTATGCGGTGGCGACGTCCGCAGCTGTCGAGCCGACGTGGATGCCCTCGGCGGTGGTGAGCGACGGGTCGTACACGTCGATGCGGCCGACCTTGCCTCCGCCCTCCCCTCCGAGTCCCACCAGGGTAGGTGCGGCGGTGAAGACGAAGCGCCCGTCGCCCGCCGAGCAGTGATCCGCCTCCCAGGAGACGGCGGACTCTCCGGGGTTGCCTGCCACGGGCAGGTTGGTGTCGAGGCAGCCGAGGCGGCCGGGGACGATTCCGTCCGTCGAGCAGTCACCCGTGGCAGCGGACGCAGAGGGCGCTGGGGCGGACGGCGACGGGGAGGCGCTCAGCGTCGCGACGGGTGTGGTCGATGGCGACGCACTGCCAGCCG from Demequina lutea includes:
- a CDS encoding AzlC family ABC transporter permease; this encodes MTERDAFSLRVPRHLRHEAARGAKEMLPLSVGGAVFGLAMGALITSSTTIRPWAGAIGTWTLNAGAAQLALMDLLERGAPWLIILGTVAVVQARFALYSASLAHIYKDFPRRWRIVLAYLLTDQAAALEKHFTPLLPDPVRRRWFFLGGAALFTGLAAGGAMLGIVIGPVIPSSWQIGFIVPLMFLAIILRTVSDRPSIMAALIAVGVAVAAHSLPYGSNVIVATVAGIGVTRLVAPASWYRGAPTGEEDEPREGTP